In Sphaeramia orbicularis chromosome 5, fSphaOr1.1, whole genome shotgun sequence, a genomic segment contains:
- the hyal2b gene encoding hyaluronidase-2, with protein sequence MEGVFHTTAVELSWWLLTLLCSWTVLCSADVKQTRWPLYSQKPVLLAWNAPTQECTPRHRVALSLDQFDIVASPNEGFVRQNLTIFYKERLGLYPFYERSGTAINGGLPQLARFTQHYEKMPEGVEKYIREPDAKGLAVIDWEEWRPLWIRNWDIKDIYRNKSREMVAQKNPNWSPEQVAKVAQQEFELSARKFMLDTLKLAKHLRPNQLWGFYLFPDCYNHDYRNGLDGYTGRCPAVETDRNDQLNWLWIECTALFPSVYIGSVLRSTKYGRLFVRNRVKEAMRLASVGDGLARPVFVYTRPTYISQMTLLTEMDLVSTIGESVALGAAGVIFWGDTSYASNSASCSTMNQYLQGPLGIYLLNVSTAAVQCSQVLCKSHGRCLRRIQDSDVYLHLSPSTHSITSQGGQLKVTGAPGKAELALFRTHFQCQCYSGYKGEACAQREKGLNRASSVLGAWHLCLLLPLGLLTLLH encoded by the exons ATGGAGGGTGTATTTCACACCACAGCTGTGGAGCTGTCCTGGTGGCTTCTGACTCTGCTCTGTTCATGGACAGTATTGTGTTCAGCAGACGTAAAGCAGACAAGATGGCCATTATATTCTCAGAAGCCAGTTCTTCTTGCCTGGAATGCTCCAACACAGGAGTGTACCCCACGCCACCGTGTGGCATTGTCCTTGGACCAGTTTGATATTGTTGCATCCCCCAATGAGGGGTTTGTTCGGCAGAATCTCACGATTTTTTATAAGGAGCGCCTTGGGTTGTATCCCTTTTACGAGCGTAGTGGTACTGCTATCAATGGAGGCCTACCACAGCTGGCCAGATTCACTCAACACTATGAGAAGATGCCTGAAGGTGTGGAAAAATATATTCGTGAGCCTGATGCAAAAGGGTTGGCAGTTATCGACTGGGAGGAATGGCGTCCACTGTGGATCAGAAACTGGGATATTAAAGATATCTATCGAAATAAATCTCGGGAAATGGTGGCCCAAAAGAACCCTAACTGGAGCCCAGAACAAGTTGCAAAAGTTGCACAGCAGGAGTTTGAGCTATCTGCTCGCAAATTCATGTTGGATACTCTAAAACTTGCCAAACATTTGAGGCCAAACCAACTGTGGGGCTTCTACCTGTTTCCAGATTGTTATAACCATGATTACAGGAATGGCCTGGATGGCTACACAGGCCGCTGCCCTGCTGTGGAGACAGACCGCAATGACCAACTTAACTGGCTGTGGATAGAATGCACTGCACTGTTCCCCTCTGTTTACATAGGCTCTGTTCTTCGATCTACAAAGTATGGACGCCTGTTTGTTCGAAACCGAGTGAAGGAGGCAATGCGTCTGGCATCTGTTGGAGATGGATTAGCACGTCCAGTTTTTGTGTATACCAGGCCCACTTACATTAGTCAGATGACCCTCCTCACTGAG ATGGATCTGGTTTCCACTATTGGTGAGAGTGTCGCTCTTGGAGCAGCGGGTGTAATCTTCTGGGGGGACACTTCCTATGCAAGCAACAGC GCCAGCTGCTCCACCATGAATCAGTATCTTCAGGGCCCACTGGGAATCTACCTGCTCAATGtatcaacagcagcagtacagtGCAGTCAGGTGCTGTGTAAATCCCATGGCCGCTGCCTGCGCAGAATACAAGACAGCGATGTATACCTGCATCTCAGCCCTTCAACTCACAGCATCACCAGTCAGGGTGGCCAATTGAAGGTTACTGGAGCACCAGGGAAAGCTGAGCTGGCTCTGTTCCGCACACATTTCCAGTGCCAGTGTTACAGTGGGTACAAGGGTGAGGCCTGCGCTCAGAGAGAAAAAGGCCTGAATAGAGCCTCCTCTGTGCTGGGAGCCTGGCACCTTTGCCTTTTACTCCCTCTAGGACTCCTCACTCTGCTACACTGA
- the tusc2b gene encoding tumor suppressor 2, mitochondrial calcium regulator b, which produces MGGSGSKSKGFWPFSGSGSVDDSTKDGNEQSLTRIRSFQGATPFVFTRRSSMYFDEDGDLAHEFYEETIVTKNGRKKAKLKKIQKNLTPQGIIKLDHPCIHVDFPVVICEA; this is translated from the exons ATGGGTGGTAGCGGCTCCAAATCCAAAGGATTTTGGCCTTTTTCTGGCTCAGGAAGTGTAGATGATTCAACCAAAGATGGAAACGAGCAGTCACTTACAAGAATTCGAAGTTTCCAAGGCGCAACACCTTTTGTTTTCACTAGACGAAG ctcaatgtactTTGATGAAGATGGGGATTTGGCCCATGAGTTCTATGAAGAAACAATTGTGACAAAAAATGGACGTAAAAAAGCCAAGCTCAAGAAGATTCAAAAAAATTTAACACCTCAG GGAATTATAAAGCTGGACCACCCATGCATCCATGTAGATTTCCCAGTTGTTATTTGTGAAGCTTGA